The following DNA comes from Phalacrocorax carbo chromosome 14, bPhaCar2.1, whole genome shotgun sequence.
ATGCTGAGCTAACTTACGTGGGAGTACCCGTATGCTTAATTATTGCACAGTGATAATTGTTTTAGCCAGAGGGGGTGATGCACCACTCTGAAACTACAGCTCCTTTGTGGTGCTTCCATGTTTCAAGATTTCATTGTTTGAAAATGTGCTTTATTTATAGGCTAGGAACTGGCCTTAttaaaggccttttttttttttaatgcctatAGACTCAGAAGGAATTCTGAGTCTACTGAAATCAGTGCAACCAGAATTACCTCCTATGTGAACATATTCCAAAGATCATCAAGTCAGAGGTGAGGTATCCATGAGTTTTTAATGTATTGAGATCCAGCTTTGTACTGGAGAcacatttttatctgaaaactAACCCAGCAGCTTTCTGCTCCTGTGGATGAAATGCAAATCTGCACCTGAAGTCCAGACATTACAATTCATAGCTTCTCAAGAGCAATTCCTGTGCTTTTGACAGGCTGTTGAACATACCGACTAGATGTGCTTTTCATCTCATTTGGACACTGTTCCTATTAAAAATAGCTGCACATGCATGTATTCACATACCACCTTTCAGTCTACCTAAAGACCGGATCCCAAAACCAGGTAGTGAGCGTAACATCCTGTGGTAAACCCAGGTTTCAGACTTAGGACTGTGCTTCTGTGAGATGGCGCAAGCCAGATCTGTCAGTCTTTTGGACCAGTTCCCCCTTCCAGGTCTGCTCCTTTTACATTgcctgctctggctgtgctcACACTTACCCCAAGGTGGCTGTGACACAGATCTGGTCATCTGATTATAGCAAAATAGCAGGAAATGACCCTGGTCATCAGAGTcatgttggtttgggttttttgtgtgctgAAGTTTAGCAAATTGAAAGGAAGGAATTGTGGTTAGGATGGGGGTTGgctgagggagggaaggaggagcaagtaatttatttttgttataagCAACCTCTTAATTCTGCTCAGCCATAAACAGTAAATTGCAGCCCAACTCCTTTCCCACTCAAAGTGCAACCCAGAGGCTGGTTAGATGCTCTGAGGATCCTTATGCTCACAAGCGGGCAGGCAGAGTTTGTGCTCTAGAAGATGAGTCACAGCCACATGTATCCTTGTACCTCTGCATTATTGCTGCCCCTTGGTTAATCAGAGGTTTTCTCTGAGACAGGGAAATCTGGAAGAGGAATATTTTACTTCTTCAGCCCTGGGGAGGCAAGCTGATAGTAGAGACTGACACCTGAAAACAAAGAACACCTTGACAGGAgttcagcagggctgtgctgttAACCCAGATGAGGGTTTAGGGTCTTAAGATGGGAACAGTTGCAGCAGCAAGCAGGTACATGTGCTAGAGGCTTGATATGTGACACAAACATAGCTGTACCTGTAAAGATGTATTATGTAGTTAAACATGGCTCAAAATACCAGCCCTAGGAGCAGAATGTGGTGAGAGTCAGCCTTGCAGTGTGGCCTGCTTCCATGGGAGCTGTAAACATGCATGCACAGCTGCTTGGCTTGCTTAAATGTGAGCCAAGGCTCTGCTGCTTCATGTAGCCCCATGCATGCAGGAGAAAGGGCTGTCAAGTTTGTTTTGACTagctgcttatttaaaaaaaaaaaaaaataaaacaaaggggGATGTTCCTGTTTCATGCATGCTTTCGCTTAGAGCTGGCTCAGCAGCAATTGGAGGATAAGTTTCAAACCAGCTTGTCCCTTGAGGAAGCTTTGCCTTTACCCTTGACTAATCTATTATTATACCTGTTACATGGATGGAAGCTTATTGCCGAGTGGTTGAGGGGTAAAAACCACATTATCTCCACAGCAGTGGAAGGGTTACCACGCTATGACAACACGCAGCTAACACTGCTGGAGCTGTATGTGACTTACTACATCCTATCATAGCTAGAGTCTTAAATTCTAAGTCTGTCTTAGGAGTAAGTTTTacttgggcttttttcttttttccccttcacaaGGGCCTTtctgtggtgcttttttttccctacatgcCCTCTCCCGGTCTCAATTTAGGGCAATGTTCTATCACCAAGGATAACAGTTATTCCAGAATAATCACAAGGCATCCTTGTTTTCTTCACTTAATCAGTCATTCCTGATTAGTATGTTTTGTCCTAAAGTTCATAGAAAAGCAGTAGTCaagtttggtgggtttttttaatcttcctgtAAAGCAGGAGTCATTTAAAGCAAAGGCACCCAAAAGTTATTAAAAGTTACCAGCACTAGAGATTTTCTTGCTGTAAACAGAGCTTCATTTAAATTATGACCAGAATTCAGATTTACTTAAGATAAATATGGCTATATAAACTACTGGCAATTTGTTTAgatgaaggggtttttttgcaaagtatattttaaattaatttgagaaTATATTTTGAATTCTAGAATCCTTGCTTGTAAAAggatcatttttttaaagttgtttgtAAAATAGTGAAAATGACCTTAAAGtcttataataaaaatacaataaattgCTTTCTCTTAGTTTGCTTGAAgtgtttttctggaaaacagttgatttgtgtgttttcttggcGAGTGGCCTGACCCTTGCTACACTTTAGGGAAAAATGTCTTACACCACCAGATGTTAACGTTAGTTCCCGTTACATATCCTGTTTGATAAGAGTACTTTCCCAACCCTTCTCTTTGAAGTACTTTCAGATGCTGTTTGTCTTTGAAtaactgccttaaaaaaaaaaacaccaaagcacACACAGCCAAGTAGCCAGCCAAGGTTTCAGTGGCTGTAGAAAACCTACAAGGTAAATAGCAACACATTTGGTACTTACCTTGTAGTCCTGCGTTGTGATTGTAGAATAGTAAGTAGCCACATCTACTTTGTGGTACCAGCACTTTGAGCAAGAATTTTATACCAGCTTCCTTTTTGACAGAGGTGGGAAGTAAACTTATTTTGTGATCACAGATGAGTCAAGCTGTGCTGATGGTAGAGAGGAGTGGTTACGAGACAGACAGTGGCAGTGATAAATGCCATAAGGAACTTACTGTGGCAGTATAACACAAGTCTTTATTTGAAAAGTTGAGTGCTCACATTGGAGACAAAATTAGAGACAAAACAACACACCATTTTTAGGACACTTTGAGAAATGCATTCACCTCACTCAGTTTCAGATTACACCACAGTTATGATACCCTCTGCAGCCCAATAAGTTAGGGGGCAGGTATCTCCGGGATATTGCACTGTTCGACAAGCTAGAACGACAGCTTCCTCTTACTGTTGGAAGAATGAACCATTACCAGGAGAGACCACATCATAAGAGCCTTGAACAGCTTAATACTTACATCAACAAACTTGGCCCACATGTAACTGGATTTCAAGTATATTACGTATTCCACAACCTCCAGCTAGAAGTCAAATAATTTTACATTGCAATTAGAGTTTAAAGACGACAGCCAACCCAAAGATTTGCAATTCCAATTGCCATTGGATTCCAAGACCTGCTTTTGCTATTGTAAGGATTACAGTAGTCAACAGTTCAAGATTCCTCTTGCTGATCCCATGAGGTCACCCCTGCTAAGACTGTGTTCTGGATGGGGCAGCAACATCACTCTTTCTGCTGTCGGGTACCTTTGTAGAGTTTGCTGTAATCCAGGGATGAAGAAGTACATCCTTCAGGGGCAGTCGATGGAATGGGTTATGCTTCAGAAGCTTTGAAATTAAATCCCTCGCACCTTCTGTTACGAATGGAGGAAACTTGAATTCCAcctaaggaaaaggaaggaggcTGAAGATGATGCAGAAGTTCTTTGGCAATAACCAGACTAGAGACAGAGAGCACTACCCTCCAGGTAGGTCAGGAAAGGAAAGCTGTGTCAGCCTTGTGGGCTCTGCACCTCATGCCTATTGAGGTGAGATTAAGTAATTTCATTATAATCCTGGAGAGAACAAGGTTCTTGCTGCTTGTATTAGTTAAGCTggtgtatttttaaacatacttcAAACAAGATTAGTTTGCTGGAACCTGTCTAGGGCACGCAACAGGAAAAGTTAAGCTTATGTATTTTCAGTAACACCTTGAATGTTAAATAGTCATTTTATaaatcagaagaggaaagatGTGAAAAGGATTAGTTGCTTTATGAAAGGTAGCAGCTCAGATGTGGGCAGGAACAGGGTAGAACCAAGGGAGTAAGGCAAGGTATCTTCAGGTCTCTTAGTCATTCTACTGAATGACTGCAGGTAGTTTTAGGGATCTAGTTTTCTGCATATCTTTGTCTTGCCACAGTTCTAGTTATAATAGATGCCCACCTTCAAGGTGACCATTTAAGCTTCTGTAAGAACAGAACTGAAAGGCAGCGTGATTCAGCTAATCCAAGCAAGCATTGGCACATACCCTGGAAATAGCTCTGTAGGTTTCCTGGTACGTTTCTGCTTCAAAAGGTGGTTTCCCTACAAGGAATTCATAGCACAGAACTCCCAGGCTCCAAATATCCACCTTTTCATCATGTGTTCTTCCCTCAATCATTTCAGGAGGCAGGTAGTCAAGTGTCCCACAGAGAGTCGTTCtcctgaaggggaaaaagtcCCAATTACTTACTGATGGTGGCAATTAGAAGATCCATTTCAAGAGCCAGAGAGAAGCTAGTGGCGGCAATCATCTGTACCTCAATGCTGCCCACCCCAGATAGACTCAGCACCACCAGAATAGCTGGTAAAGAAGTTCCTGCAATAAGTTTTCTACGTTTGCTTTAAAGCACCTCAGTCACTGCATTCAGTCTCAGCCTTCCTTTTCTCATCCAGCTCGCTAGATCAGATAGAGTCTTCCTCTGTCAGGTGCAATTCAGACTAAATAAGGACATGTCTTCAGTATATCGCTAGTATGCTGTTTGAACACAAGCACTGGTCTGTCATCTCAGGGACCACTAGAACCCTTCACCAGTACACTAGCCTTTACTTGTCCAAGGTTCAGCAAGTTTTGAACTATACAAGTTGAAACAACAGGATAACACCACTCCCTCTCTGCTACACCAGTTGACTATTAAGACCTTTGCTGTAGTGGCCCAGTTCTTAAAGGATTTTCCCCCACCCAGTATTTTAGGAAGTTCACATTTTCCTCCATTCCACAACTGTACGCGTGCCAAGAAAGCTAACATTTTCACTACAGAAGAATTTCACTGCCTAAGATATATATTGCATTCTCACCTGGAAGATGGAGCATGCACAGACCATCCAAAGTCAGCAATTTTTAATTCTCCGGTCGAGCCAAGCAGCAAGTTTTCTGGCTTGATGTCTCGGTGAATCACACTCTTTGAATGACAGTATGACAGGGCATCTGCTAGTTCTGTGATGTACTGTAGAAAGAGAACAAGTCTTTAAGGTATACAGACACTGTCACTCTGGCTTATCTGGCTACAGTATAGCCTTTTCTAGGCATAACTAGTAGCTTAACTTAGAGCAATTATTCCTTAAACCCTCAAAGTCTGGCAATACAGGCTCTGCCTTAAGTGACCAAGCACCTGCAATCTTAAGCAATGCTGAACATTGTTTATTAGTGCCATACGGTAATTTGTCTTCCCAGCTTATTCCTTGTAACAAGCGCACAAGCAAACTAGCATCTAAGGAATCTCCGTTTCACACAACGGAATACAGAACTTGATCTGAAGAGCTAGCTTTATGCTGCAGATATGAAGAGCAAGTAACATATAAGAAGCTGGAACAACCTACAGTAGCAGTTCTTTGCTCATCAAACTTGGTAAGCTTCTGAAGTTCTTTGTAGACTTCTCCACGAGGTGCGTACTCTAGAATAAGGTAGACTCTTGTAACATCGTGGAAGTAGCCGTATAATCTGAGAATGTTGGGGTGCCTGcaaaaagatttaaatattattctgaACAAGGCATATGTCCATATAACTTTAATTTCCCTTTCCTGCCTCCCCGCTTTGAAGGTGGGCATAGGAACTTCAACATCTCATAAGCATTCCTTCAGCTCTCAGCATATCCACTAGAGCGCTTCATAGCGGATAGATGGCATTTATCAAAGCAGCAGCTTAGACTCCCTACTAGGGAGCAGCTAGCCAAGAGTTTGGCAAATTCCCATTTTCTTGAACATATCTTTCTACAGCTGCTGGCAGAGTAGCTTACCACTAGAGGCTCCAATTCCTATGGGTTTGGGAATTTAAGCTTAAACACTTTCAGCAAAACAACCCATTTCTTCAGCAAGTTGGGCTTATTTTCCAGGAAAGAATACCAGAAACAGCTTAGACTCTTGAGAAACAGCAGTTAGCGTCGTAAAACCAAGCAGTGGACAagggtttggttgtttgggtttttttggcaatAGGAAGGTTTGTTACCAGAGGTTACATCACTAAGAGCTAGACAGAGGTCAGGCTTGGTGCAGAAAGGCAAGAATCCCAACTTGCAATTTCACACTGTCACATGTTTAAAAAGCTTCCCTTTTCTTCAGCAGGACATGTTATCATAAACAAGGTTACTTTGTTTATTTGACCATAAACCAAGCAAAGGGTGTAACTGGTCACTAAGCTTTACCTAAGATGAGACTGTATTTCAACTTCTCTTCGTAGCTGATGTTCTACACCGGCTTCCTCAAGTTGCGTTTTAAAGAGCACTTTCAGTGCAAGAATAAATTTACTCTGCTTTTCACGTGCCAGGTACACATTTCcaaattttcctttccccagagGACGACCAATTTCAAAATCATCCAGAGACCACTGCCTCCTGTAAGAGGAGAGAGAGTTACAAAAGGCAGATACTTGTGTGGCCTTTGACTCCTAAGGTACAGTCAATAATGTTCCTGTTCAATAGACACTTAGTGATCTGGGCTGGATTTTAGTCTTTAGGAGAACACCACCAAGGGAATAAAGTACGCACTGAGACTTTCAAAAGAGTTCTGAAAGCTAGTCTCTTCCTTCTGAAGTGTGCAGAGATACGAGCATCAACCACACCGCTGCAAAGTCCAGACTGCGCACACCGACCCAGGCTCACTTCGATTCACGTAATACAGATGCACTTATGGCGCCTGTCAGAACAGCACTGTTTACAGTAGACACAGCACAAATCTAACTTCATCCTTAGCTCAGCTCCTGCCTCCCAGACAGACGGGGGAGGCTTTGTTTTCAAGTGTACGCCCTGTGTCTGGAGCAGTGGCTATCAGTGCTCTCTCATGGGAAGAGGCAGTACTCATTTAGCCAGAGGTTTTCTTTAGATTACAAGAAGTCCTTGTCCCTGAGAATTATCAGGTCAAAGTACACTTTCTTAGAGTGTCTTGTGTTGCCTCTGTGAAACCTAGGGCCATTGGCCTCCACAACCCAGGGGATCAAGTAGCCTTCAGCTTAGCTGCAACTTAGTTGCAGCATGAAGTcctagaaattaaaaacaagcctACTCCAACAGGACTCCGCTACAATTCAGGCATGCAACTTACTTTTTagtagtttcatttttctttttagcagtcTCTTCATTCTTCTGTTTAGAGGTGCTTTCTGCTTCGGAATTTTTTGCTATGTGTAGAGAAGTAGATCAACTTTATGAACCAGACCCATGAACACAATATAAAATTCATCCAAGATCAAAACTAACCACTGTGCACTATCTGCCACAGTTCTTAGAATACATTCGATGACACTTTGAACAACCTAGTGCAGCTTACTATTGGCAAAGCAGCATAGCCAATATCAGTGCtagcaaaatttaattttaaaagctgtcttaaaaaaattaagcttccccccccccgaaaaATACAGTATTCATGCTAATCTCTTACACAGAAGAATACTGTGAAACGCTGTGATGTACGAGTGCCAGTTACATCAA
Coding sequences within:
- the AURKA gene encoding aurora kinase A isoform X2, which translates into the protein MKNLNRLQYIAKNSEAESTSKQKNEETAKKKNETTKKRQWSLDDFEIGRPLGKGKFGNVYLAREKQSKFILALKVLFKTQLEEAGVEHQLRREVEIQSHLRHPNILRLYGYFHDVTRVYLILEYAPRGEVYKELQKLTKFDEQRTATYITELADALSYCHSKSVIHRDIKPENLLLGSTGELKIADFGWSVHAPSSRRTTLCGTLDYLPPEMIEGRTHDEKVDIWSLGVLCYEFLVGKPPFEAETYQETYRAISRVEFKFPPFVTEGARDLISKLLKHNPFHRLPLKDVLLHPWITANSTKVPDSRKSDVAAPSRTQS
- the AURKA gene encoding aurora kinase A isoform X1, which translates into the protein MDRNAKENLAGCPGRAARIANPIGDGPKRVPVSQHSAQSRLLNSGAQAQRVLCPSNLAQRVPVQSQKPVLSNQKLSNNQTSQQPRPKFVVQPTTRPQVPSKSNEKPQQAPVPAKNSEAESTSKQKNEETAKKKNETTKKRQWSLDDFEIGRPLGKGKFGNVYLAREKQSKFILALKVLFKTQLEEAGVEHQLRREVEIQSHLRHPNILRLYGYFHDVTRVYLILEYAPRGEVYKELQKLTKFDEQRTATYITELADALSYCHSKSVIHRDIKPENLLLGSTGELKIADFGWSVHAPSSRRTTLCGTLDYLPPEMIEGRTHDEKVDIWSLGVLCYEFLVGKPPFEAETYQETYRAISRVEFKFPPFVTEGARDLISKLLKHNPFHRLPLKDVLLHPWITANSTKVPDSRKSDVAAPSRTQS